In Phreatobacter cathodiphilus, the genomic window TGCCCAGGGCCTGAATCTCGGCATGCGCGACGGTGCGGCCCTCGCCGATTGCCTTTCCGATGCCCGGGCCGCCGGCGAGCCGCTCGGCGGGGGTCGCGCCATGGCGGCCTATGACCGCGCCCGCCGCGCCGACATCGTCAGCCGCACCTTCGCCATCGACGTGCTCAACCGTTCGCTGCTCTCGCCCTTCCTGCCGGTCCACCTCGTCCGGGGTGCCGGCCTCTGGGCGTTGGACCAGATCGGCCCTTTGCGGCGCGCCTTCATGCGCGAGGGGCTGCAGCCTTCCCAGGCGGCGCCGCGCCTGATGCGTCCCGCCGCGCGCGACGCAGCCTGAACGGTCAGGGCGAGAAGATGTTGATCGGCAGGAGCTCGTTCTTCACGAGATAGAGCACGCTCGTCAGCGTACCGACCGACACCACGGTGCCGAGCAGCACCGCGTTCGACGCCTCCTCGACGAAGGTGTCGTATTGCCGGGCGATGATGAAGACGTTGAGGGCCGGCGGCAGGCAGGCCATCAGCGCCGCGGCATAGACCCAGGACGGCTCGAAGGTCCCGAGAAACGACAGGATCAGCACGGCGAGCGCCGGGTGGATCAGCAGTTTCAGGGCAAGGATCGGCGAGATGGCGGCGGCGACGCGACCCAGCGCGGCGAAGCTCTCCATGCGCAGGGCGACGGTGACGCCCAGGGTGAACAGTGCCACGGGCGCCGCCGCGTTCTGCAGGAAGGCGAGCAGCCGGTCGAGCATTTCCGGCGGCTTGAACTGAAGGAAGGCCGAGACGACGCCGGCGACGGTCGCCAGGATGAAGGGATGGGTGACGATCTTTACGATCACCTCCCCCACCACCGACAGGATGGAGCGCCGCGTCGTGCCGTCGAGCGCCATCAGCAGCGGCACCAGCGAGAACAGCAGGATGTTGTCGAAGCAGAAGATCAGCGCCACCGGCGCCGCCGCCTCCGATCCGATGGTCGAAAAGGCGAGGCCCGGGCCCATATAGCCGATATTGCCATAGGCGGCGGCGACGCCCGCCACGGTCGCGTGGCCGGTATGGCCGCCGGACCGCCAGGCCACGTAGGCGAAACCGAGCACGAAGACCGTGAAGGTGGCGAAGGTCGTGCCGACCACGAAGGGCACGTTGTTGAGCTTTTCCAGCGGCGTCTGCGCCAGGATGCGGAAGAACAGGGCCGGCAGCGCGATGTAGATGAGAAAGACGTTCATCCAGGCGAGGCCAGCCTCGGGGATGGGAGTTCCCTTCCAGGCCTTGTAGCGCGCTGTGAAGAAGCCGAGCGCGATCAGGCCGAAGAACGGCATCGCGAGGTTGAGGACCTGGAGCATGGATGGATCGCTGCGCGGCGGGATGTCAGCGACCGCTAGCGGGCGCGACGGCCGGGGTCAACGGCCGAGCCCAAATCAATGAAGGCCCGAGCGCTTGACCCGGTATTCGCCGTCGGCGCCCCGTTCGAACACCTCGTCGACCTGCGGATGGCGGATCGGCTCCCCGCTGGTGTCGATCAAAAGGTTCTGCTCGGAGACATAGGCGATGTACTCGGTCACCTCGTTCTCGGCGAAGAGGTGATAGAAGGGCTGGTCCTTGGAGGGCCGGAGTTCGGCCGGGATCGCCTCGTACCACTCGTCCGTATTGGCGAAGGTCGGGTCCACGTCGAAGACCACGCCCCGGAACGGATGGATCCGGTGCTTCACGATCTGGCCGATCTTGAACTTGGCTTGCCGCGGCTTGTCGATCACGCCGGTCCCTTGGATGCGCTTCGGGGGCGGGACAAAAGCGGCATGGGACCGCCGTGTCAACGCCGTTTCACGCGTTTTACGGATGACCCTGCCGATCAGATCGCATAACGGGCGGAAAAGTCCGGGTCCTTGGCCGCGACGATGCGCGCGAGATCGACCAGCACCTTGGCCTGTTTCCAGGTGGCGTCGTCCTGCATCTTGCCGTCGATCATCACCGCCCCCGATCCGTCGGGCATGGCGGCGAGGATGCGGGCGGCGAAGGCGACCTCGTCCGGATCGGGCGAGAACACACGCTTGGCGATGTCGATCTGCGAGGGATGCAGGGTCCAGGCGCCGGCGCAGCCCATCAGGAAGGCGTTGCGGAACTGCGTCTCGCAGGCGAGAGGATCGGAGAAGTCGCCGAAGGGACCGTAGAAGGGCTTGAGTCCGTTGGCGGCGCAGGCATCCACCATCTTGGCGAGCGTGTAGTGCCAGAGATCCTGCTGGTAGGCGGCGCGCGGCCCCTCGCCGCCGGCATCGGCCACCACCTTGTATTCGGGATGGCCGCCGCCGACCCGTGTCGTCTTCATGGCACGGGAGGCCGCGAGATCCGCCGGCCCGAGGCTCATGCCGTGCATGCGCGGGGAGGCCGCGGCGATCTCCTCGACGTTCTTGACCCCCTCGGCCGTCTCCAGGATGGCGTGGATCAGGATCGGCTTGGCGACCCTGTGGCGGGCCTCGAGCTGGGCGAGGAGCTGGTCGAGATAGTGGATGTCCCAGGCCCCCTCCACCTTCGGCAGCATGATGACGTCGAGCTTGTTGCCGACCTCGGCGACGATCTGCGTCAGGTCGTCGAGAATCCACGGTGAGTTCAGCGCATTGACGCGCGTCCAAACGCCGGTCGTGCCGAAATCGGTCTCCCTCACCATGGCGATGAAGCCGGCGCGCGCCGCCTCCTTGGCGTCGAGCGGGATCGCGTCCTCGAGGTTGCCGAGCACGATGTCGACGCTCCTGGCGAGTTCCGGAACCTTGGCCCGCACCTTCTCCAGGTGCGGCGGCACGAAATGGATCATCCGCTCCAGCCGGACCGGCAACTCCCGGTAGGGCTCGGGGGCCCCGATCGCCAGCGGCTTGTAGACGTTGCGCGGCAACTTCATGTCCCACTCCTCGTTGCGACCAGCGCTACAGGAGGCGGTTGCACCGCACAATTCCGTGGAAGGGCGGATGGACGAAAAAAGGGCGCGGAACCGGTCCGCGCCCTTTCGGGAATGGCTGGCAGAGAAGCGTCAGCGCTGCGGCGGGGCGAGCGGCTGCATGCCGGCCGGCGCGCCCGGGACGGGCGCGGCACCGGGGGTGGCGCCCTGCTGCTGGCGCTGCTGCTGCTCCTGCAGGCGGCGCTGGGCCTCCTCGCCGCGGCGCTGCAGTTCGGCCTGCAGCCGGCGCTGACTCTCCTCGTAGGCCTTCGGGTCCACCGGCTCGCCGTCATAGGAGGCCTGGAAGCCCTGCAGCGACATGCCGAGCGAGATGGCCCGGTTGTTCATGTTGACGACCTGGATGTTGAGGTTCGTCGAACGCTTCATCCGGGTCAGGAACTCCGGCTGCAGTTCCATCTGGGCGAAGCAGGCGTTCGGCAGGCAGACCTCGTAGCGCATGGCCTGCGGCTGCGCCTGGCCCTGGCCCTCGAGCACGACGCGGATGCCCGGCTGGAGCGACATGCCGACCGGCACGGCGATGATCAGGCGCGGCTTCTCGCCCTCGAGGTCGCGGATCTGCACGGAGGCGAGCATCTGGCCGTTCTCGGCGCGGGTCTCCTGCACGACCATGCAGAGCTTCTTCGTCGTCGGCGGCGTGCGCTCGTCGGTCGGAACCTGGTCGCAGAGCTTCACCCAGGGAGTCTGGATGGCGGCGAGATTGTCCTGGGCGCCAGCGGCCGGGGCGGCGGGCTGAGCCGGGGCGGCCTGAGCGGGAGCAGGCTGGGCCGGACGCTGCGCCGGGCGCTGCTGGGCCTGCGCCAGGGCGAAAGCGGGCACCAGCGCGAGAGCGAGGCCTGCTCCGACGCGAGCCGCGGCTTTGGCGGAGAACGACATGAAAGGTCCTTTCGATCGTGTCCGAAGCGCAGGCAGGGAGCCTGGGCGGGCCGGACCTTAATGGGTCGGATTCGGACGCGCTATGTCGCTGTCGAACGTGGCGACACGGTGGCGCGGTCCCTCGTCGCGCTCAATAGCGGCTCGCCGTCCCGTTGAAAAGCCGGAATCACCCTGCCTCATGCTAGGGATCGAGCCGGACCAACCCACCGGATTCCATGCTGCATCGCAACCTGCCCGTCCTCTTCGCCATGGCCCTGCTGGCCTGCCTCGGAACGGCCCCCGCCGTGGCCGAGATGCCGCGCGCGCCGCTGCGCCACGCCCTCGCCATGCACGGTGAGCCGGCGGGCCCGCCCGACCTCGCCCACCGGCGCTACGTCAACCCCGACGCGCCGAAGGGCGGGCGCATCGTCCTCGGCGTGCAGGGCACGTTCGACACGCTCAACCCTTTCGTCGTGCGCGGCCTGCCCGTGCCGGGCGCGCGCCAGTACCTCTGGGAGACGCTGCTGGCGCGCTCCTACGACGAGCCCTTCACCCTCTATCCGCAGATCGCGGCGGCTCTCGAACTGCCCGAGGACCGCTCCTGGATCATCTTCCACGTCGATCCGCGCGCCCGCTTCTCCGACGGCCGGCCGGTGACTGCCGCCGACGTGCGCTTCTCCTTCGAACTGCTGAAGGAGCGCGGCCGGCCGAACCATCGCAGCTATTACGCGAAGGTGAAGAGCGTCGCGCTCCTCGACGAGCGGACGATCCGCTTCGACCTCGCCGGCGCCAACGACCGCGAATTGCCGCTGATCCTCGGCCTCATGCCGATCCTCCCCGCCCATGCCACCGATCCCGCCACCTTCGAGGAGACGACGCTCGAGCCGCCTGTGGGCTCAGGGCCCTATGTGATCGGCGAGGTTCGGGCCGGCGAGAGCCTCAGCCTCCGGCGCGACCCGAACTGGTGGGGGCGCGACCTTCCCATCAACCGCGGTCTCTTCAACTTCGACGAGATCCGCTTCGACTTCTATCGCGACGGCAACACGCTGTTCGAGGCCTTCAAGAAGGGCCTGGTCGACAGCCGGGTCGAGACCGATCCCGGCCGCTGGGCCTCGGGCTATGATTTTCCCGCCATGCGCGAGGGCCGGATCGTCCGCGCGACGCTGCGGCCCGGTACCCCGAAGGGCATCCGCGGCCTGACCATGAACACGCGGCGGCCGCCGTTCGAGGACGTCCGCGTCCGCGAGGCGCTGGGCCTCCTCTTCGACTTCGAGTGGACCAACCGCGCCCTCTATGCCGGCGGTTTCGAGCGGACGCAGTCGCTGTTCGAGGGCTCGGAACTCTCCGCCCGCGGCCGGTCCGCGGCGGAGGACGAGCGCCGCCTGCTCGCCGCGACGGGGGCCAGCGTGCGGACCGACATCCTCGACGGTACCTATCAGGTGCCGGTCTCCGACGGCTCGGGCAGCGATCGCAGCAGGCTGCGCCAGGCCATCGCCCTCTTCGCCGCAGCCGGCTGGCGGCTGGAGAACGGCGCCATGCGCCATGCCGCGAGCGGAAAGCCCTTCACCTTCGAATTCCTCGTCGCCACCCGCGACCAGGAGCGCCTCGCCCTCACCTACCAGCGTTTCCTCCAGCGCGCCGGCATCCGCATGGCGGTCCGCAACGTGGACGCGGTGCAGTACGACCGCCGGCTGCGCGACTACGACTTCGACATGGTCGACTACCGCTGGTGGAACACCTCGCTCTCCCCCGGCAACGAACAGGCCTTCTACTGGGGCGTCGCCGCCGGCCGCTCGCCCGGCAGTCGCAACCTGCCCGGCATCGCCGACCCCGCCGTCGACCGGCTGGTGGAGGCCATCGTCGAGGCGCGCCGGCGCGAGGATCTCGTCACCGCCGCCCGGGCCCTCGACCGCGTCATCACCTCCGGCTTCTACTGGGTTCCGCTGTTCCACCAGCCGTCCCAGTGGATCGCCCGTTGGAATCATATCGGCATGCCTGCCGAATCATCCGTTTTCGGCTATCTCGTTGAGACGTGGTGGCGTCGTGACGCCGGTGGGGCAGACGAACAGTGATTCTCGGGCGTGGCAGGAAGGGGACGGCCTCGGGCCTGGCGGGCCGCGCGACGCTCGACTCGCTGTTGCGCCGCGCCGCCGAGATCCGTCCCGCCGCGCGGGCGCTCACCGACGCGCCGAACCGCCCCCACCTCATCGGCGGCGAGCCGCGCCAGCTCTCCTGGGCCGAGCTCGACGGTCTGGTCGACGCCCTCGCCGGCCGCCTCAGGGACATGGGCCTGCCGACCGACGCCGTGGTCGCGACCCAGTTCGCACTGTCGAGCGACGCCGTCATCACCCTCCTCGCCCTCATGCGCGCCGGCCTCGTCGCCGCGCCCATCCCGCTCGGCTGGGGACGGCGCGAAACCACCGCCCATCTCCAGCGCATCGGCGCCCGCGCCATCCTGACGGCAGGTCGCGCCGGTCCGGTCGACTGCGCCGACATGATGCGTTTCGCCGCGGCGGAAACCTTCTCCGTGCGCTTCGTCCTCTCGCTCGGCGGTCCCTCGCTCGACGGCGTCATCCCGCTCGACGACGTGCTGGCCCATCCCGCCGCGGCCGAACGGGTGGAGATCGCCCGTCCCGACAATCCCGCCGACCACGTCGCGGTGGTGACCCCCGACGCGGTGGCCGAGGGCCATATCGCCGTCGCCCGCAGTCACAACGAGCTGATAGCCGGCGGCCTCGCCGCCTTCATGGCCGGCGTTCCCGACGAACACTCCGTCTTCGCCGCCACACTCGCCCCCGACTGTTTCGCCGGGCTCGCCCTGCAGATCGTGCCCTGGCTGATGTCGGGAGGCACCCTCGTCGCCCATCCGCCGCTCGCCCTGCGCATCGTCCTCGACCGGCTCGCGCCCGACGGCGCCACCCACGCCGTTCTGCCGGCTGCCGCGGCCGCCGCGATCGTCTCCGCCCCGCTCGCCCAGCGTCCGTCTCTGCGCCACCTCGCCCTGTTCTCCCGCCGGCCCGTCGAGGCCGAAGCCTTCGCCGAAGCGATCGCCGAGGGCCTCGCCGTCGACGTCTTCCTCGGCATCGGCGAGACGGCGGTGGCCCGCGCCCTGAAGGACGGCGCCGGCGCGATCATGCTCGGCCCCGACACCCACACCTCCGGCAGCGGCCAGTCGCCGGTGCTGGTCGAATCCCGCGTCGGCCCCGAGGGGCGGCTGGAGCTGCGCGGCGCCATGGTGCCCCGCGCCGCCTTTCCGCCCGGTGCGGAGAACGGGGTTCCGCCCTATTGGTCCGTGGACGAGGGCGGCTTCCGCGACACCGGCCTTCCCGCCGCCGCCGACAAGGCGCGCAAGAGTCTCTCCATCGGTTCGCGCGAGCCGGGCGTCGTCTCGATCGGCGGACGCCGCTTCGCCGAGGCCGCCCTGCGCGCCGCCTATGTCGAGGCCGGCCGCGAGATCGCGCCGGTGATCCGGCCCGACCCGCTGCTCGGCGACCGGGTCTCCGGCGTCGTCGGCGACGGCCGCGCGATCGCCGGCCTCGCCGGCCGCCTGATCGAGACCGGCGTTACCCCCCTCGCCATCCCCGGCGGCACGCGCCAGGCGGGTCAGCTTCCCTTCGAGGACACCCGCCCGCGCGAGCCCGAAGCCATCCTCGACCCGCTGGGGGACGCCCATTCCGCCCTCGCACAACTGCTGAGCGTGGCGCGCGCGGCCGCGGGGTATTAAGTCTGGGCTTTGCCCCAGGGAGCCCGCCATGGCCGACACCCCGTTCCCGACGCCGCAGACGCTGACGATCGACGTCGTTTCCGACGTCGTCTGTCCCTGGTGTTTCGTCGGCAAGCGCCGGCTGGAAAAGGCGCTGGCCCTGACGCCGGACATCGCCACCGAGATCCGCTGGCGGCCCTATCAGCTCGCCCCCGAGCTCCCGCCCGAGGGCAAGCCGCGGCGCCAGTACATGCTGGACAAGTTCGGCGATCCCGACCGCGTTCGCCAGATCCACGAACGCCTGACCGGCATCGGTGCCGAGGAGGGGATCGCCTTCGACTTCGACCGCATCGAGGTCGCTCCCAACACCCTGAACGCCCATCGCCTGATCCTCTGGGCCCGCTCGCCGGACATCCAGAGCCGCGTGGTGGAGGCGCTGTTCACCGCCTTCTTCGTCGAGGGCCGCAACCTCGCCGACGACGACGAACTCATCGCGATCGGCGAGGCCTGCGGTCTCGACGGGACCCTGCTCGCCGAACTCTTTCCCACCGACGCCGACGTCGAGCGCACCCGGCGCGAATATGCCTCGGCCCAGCGGATCGGCGTGACCGGCGTGCCCTTCTTCATCGTCGCGGGGCGCTATGGAATCGCCGGCGCGGAGGCTCCCGAGACGATCGCCGGCGCCATCCGCCAGGCCGCCTCCGAGACGGTGGCCTGACCGCCGGCCGCCCCTGCGGGCGCGGTCGTTGCAGAGCCGCCGCGAAGGCGCTAGGTCGGTTCCATGGCACAGTCATCCAGCCTCACCCATCTCGACGCCAGCGGCGCGGCCAACATGGTCGACGTCTCGGCGAAGCCGGCGACGGAACGCACCGCAGTGGCGGTGGGCCGGGTGGTGATGAAACCCGAGACCCTCGCCATCGTGCGCGCCGGCGACGCCAAGAAGGGCGACGTGCTGGGCACCGCCCGCCTGGCCGGGATCATGGCGGCCAAGCGCACCCATGAGCTCATCCCGCTCTGCCACCCGCTGCTGCTGACCAAGGTGGCCGTGGACTTGACCCCCGACGACGGCCTTCCCGGCGTCCGGGTGAGCGCCACCGTGAAGGTGTCGGGGCAGACTGGCGTCGAGATGGAGGCGCTCACCGCGGTCTCGGTGGCCTGCCTGACGGTCTACGACATGGTCAAGGCGGTCGACCGCGGCATGCGGATCGAGGCGATCCACCTCGTCGAGAAAACCGGCGGCGCCTCCGGCCCCTACAGGGCCCCGTGAGCCATGGCGGGGCTGCTACCCGTCGATGAGGCGCTGGCCCGGGTCCTGGCGGGCGCCGAACCCCTCCCTGAAGAATGGATCGCCGTCGGCGACTGCGACGGCCGCGTTCTGACGCGCGACCTCGTCGCCGGCCGCAGCCAGCCGCCCGAGGACGTCTCCTCCATGGACGGCTACGCGGTGCGCGCCGCGGACCTTCCCGGTCGCCTCGCCGTCATCGGCGAATCGGCGGCCGGCCGGGGCTTTGCGGGACAGATGGCGGCGGGCGAGGCCGTCCGAATCTTCACCGGCGCCGGCGTGCCCGTCGGTGCCGATGCCGTGGTGATGCAGGAGGATGCGGCACGAGAGGGCGACCGTGTCCTGATCGCCGGCACCGCCCGGCCCGGCCAGTTCATCCGCCGCCGCGGGCTCGACTTCACCGAGGGACTGACCGGCCTTGCCGCCGGCACGCTCATGAATCCGCGGCGCCTCGCGCTCGCCGCCGCCATGAACCACGCCATCGTGCCCGTGCACGGCCGTCCGCGCGTCGCCATCCTGTCGACCGGCGACGAACTGGTGGAGCCGGGAACGGTGCCGGGTCCTGGCCAGATCGTCTCGTCCAACGCCCTCGCCATCGCCGCCGTCGTCCGCCGGGCCGGCGGCGAGCCGACCCTGCTCGGCATTTCCCCCGACCGCCTCGACGCCACGCTCGAGCGCGTGCGCTTCGCCCGGCAGAGCGGTCACCACGTGCTCGTCACCTCCGGCGGCGCCTCGGTGGGCGAATACGACCTGATGCGTGACGTGATCGCCGCGGAAGGCGCCGAACCCGGCTTCTGGAAGATCGCCATGCGCCCCGGCAAGCCGCTGATGATGGCCGATCTCGGAGCCATGCGGCTGCTCGGCCTGCCGGGAAACCCGGTCGCCTCCTTCGTCTGTTCCATGCTCTTCCTGCGGCCGCTCCTGCTGCGCCTCGCCGGCCGCGGCGATTCGGCCGAGGAGCCCGAAGAGGCCGTCCTCGGTGCCGACGTCCCGGCGAACGACCTGAGGGCCGACCACCTCAGGGCGAGCCTCGCGCAGCGCGACGGGCGGCTGGTCGCCACCCCCTTCCCCGTCCAGGATTCCTCCATGATCCGGGTGCTGGCCGAGGCCGAGGCGCTGATCCTGAGGGCGCCGCATGCGCCGGCCGTCGCCGCCGGCTCCCCCTGCCGGATCCTGCGGCTCGATCGCTAGGCGGCGCCTTTACCGGATCTCAACGGTTGCGGAACACATAAAGAACAGATAGTGATTGTTCATGATCTGTTCGGTTGAGTCGGCCGACGGCACTGCAGGGGACGGGAACCGATGCTGACGCGCAAGCAACATGAACTTCTCCGCTTCATCCAGGAGCGGCTGAAGGAAAGCGGCGTGCC contains:
- a CDS encoding AEC family transporter, with amino-acid sequence MLQVLNLAMPFFGLIALGFFTARYKAWKGTPIPEAGLAWMNVFLIYIALPALFFRILAQTPLEKLNNVPFVVGTTFATFTVFVLGFAYVAWRSGGHTGHATVAGVAAAYGNIGYMGPGLAFSTIGSEAAAPVALIFCFDNILLFSLVPLLMALDGTTRRSILSVVGEVIVKIVTHPFILATVAGVVSAFLQFKPPEMLDRLLAFLQNAAAPVALFTLGVTVALRMESFAALGRVAAAISPILALKLLIHPALAVLILSFLGTFEPSWVYAAALMACLPPALNVFIIARQYDTFVEEASNAVLLGTVVSVGTLTSVLYLVKNELLPINIFSP
- the hspQ gene encoding heat shock protein HspQ codes for the protein MIDKPRQAKFKIGQIVKHRIHPFRGVVFDVDPTFANTDEWYEAIPAELRPSKDQPFYHLFAENEVTEYIAYVSEQNLLIDTSGEPIRHPQVDEVFERGADGEYRVKRSGLH
- a CDS encoding HpcH/HpaI aldolase/citrate lyase family protein, whose product is MKLPRNVYKPLAIGAPEPYRELPVRLERMIHFVPPHLEKVRAKVPELARSVDIVLGNLEDAIPLDAKEAARAGFIAMVRETDFGTTGVWTRVNALNSPWILDDLTQIVAEVGNKLDVIMLPKVEGAWDIHYLDQLLAQLEARHRVAKPILIHAILETAEGVKNVEEIAAASPRMHGMSLGPADLAASRAMKTTRVGGGHPEYKVVADAGGEGPRAAYQQDLWHYTLAKMVDACAANGLKPFYGPFGDFSDPLACETQFRNAFLMGCAGAWTLHPSQIDIAKRVFSPDPDEVAFAARILAAMPDGSGAVMIDGKMQDDATWKQAKVLVDLARIVAAKDPDFSARYAI
- a CDS encoding invasion associated locus B family protein; translated protein: MSFSAKAAARVGAGLALALVPAFALAQAQQRPAQRPAQPAPAQAAPAQPAAPAAGAQDNLAAIQTPWVKLCDQVPTDERTPPTTKKLCMVVQETRAENGQMLASVQIRDLEGEKPRLIIAVPVGMSLQPGIRVVLEGQGQAQPQAMRYEVCLPNACFAQMELQPEFLTRMKRSTNLNIQVVNMNNRAISLGMSLQGFQASYDGEPVDPKAYEESQRRLQAELQRRGEEAQRRLQEQQQRQQQGATPGAAPVPGAPAGMQPLAPPQR
- a CDS encoding extracellular solute-binding protein; translation: MLHRNLPVLFAMALLACLGTAPAVAEMPRAPLRHALAMHGEPAGPPDLAHRRYVNPDAPKGGRIVLGVQGTFDTLNPFVVRGLPVPGARQYLWETLLARSYDEPFTLYPQIAAALELPEDRSWIIFHVDPRARFSDGRPVTAADVRFSFELLKERGRPNHRSYYAKVKSVALLDERTIRFDLAGANDRELPLILGLMPILPAHATDPATFEETTLEPPVGSGPYVIGEVRAGESLSLRRDPNWWGRDLPINRGLFNFDEIRFDFYRDGNTLFEAFKKGLVDSRVETDPGRWASGYDFPAMREGRIVRATLRPGTPKGIRGLTMNTRRPPFEDVRVREALGLLFDFEWTNRALYAGGFERTQSLFEGSELSARGRSAAEDERRLLAATGASVRTDILDGTYQVPVSDGSGSDRSRLRQAIALFAAAGWRLENGAMRHAASGKPFTFEFLVATRDQERLALTYQRFLQRAGIRMAVRNVDAVQYDRRLRDYDFDMVDYRWWNTSLSPGNEQAFYWGVAAGRSPGSRNLPGIADPAVDRLVEAIVEARRREDLVTAARALDRVITSGFYWVPLFHQPSQWIARWNHIGMPAESSVFGYLVETWWRRDAGGADEQ
- a CDS encoding AMP-binding protein produces the protein MILGRGRKGTASGLAGRATLDSLLRRAAEIRPAARALTDAPNRPHLIGGEPRQLSWAELDGLVDALAGRLRDMGLPTDAVVATQFALSSDAVITLLALMRAGLVAAPIPLGWGRRETTAHLQRIGARAILTAGRAGPVDCADMMRFAAAETFSVRFVLSLGGPSLDGVIPLDDVLAHPAAAERVEIARPDNPADHVAVVTPDAVAEGHIAVARSHNELIAGGLAAFMAGVPDEHSVFAATLAPDCFAGLALQIVPWLMSGGTLVAHPPLALRIVLDRLAPDGATHAVLPAAAAAAIVSAPLAQRPSLRHLALFSRRPVEAEAFAEAIAEGLAVDVFLGIGETAVARALKDGAGAIMLGPDTHTSGSGQSPVLVESRVGPEGRLELRGAMVPRAAFPPGAENGVPPYWSVDEGGFRDTGLPAAADKARKSLSIGSREPGVVSIGGRRFAEAALRAAYVEAGREIAPVIRPDPLLGDRVSGVVGDGRAIAGLAGRLIETGVTPLAIPGGTRQAGQLPFEDTRPREPEAILDPLGDAHSALAQLLSVARAAAGY
- a CDS encoding DsbA family oxidoreductase, translated to MADTPFPTPQTLTIDVVSDVVCPWCFVGKRRLEKALALTPDIATEIRWRPYQLAPELPPEGKPRRQYMLDKFGDPDRVRQIHERLTGIGAEEGIAFDFDRIEVAPNTLNAHRLILWARSPDIQSRVVEALFTAFFVEGRNLADDDELIAIGEACGLDGTLLAELFPTDADVERTRREYASAQRIGVTGVPFFIVAGRYGIAGAEAPETIAGAIRQAASETVA
- the moaC gene encoding cyclic pyranopterin monophosphate synthase MoaC, which codes for MAQSSSLTHLDASGAANMVDVSAKPATERTAVAVGRVVMKPETLAIVRAGDAKKGDVLGTARLAGIMAAKRTHELIPLCHPLLLTKVAVDLTPDDGLPGVRVSATVKVSGQTGVEMEALTAVSVACLTVYDMVKAVDRGMRIEAIHLVEKTGGASGPYRAP
- the glp gene encoding gephyrin-like molybdotransferase Glp, giving the protein MAGLLPVDEALARVLAGAEPLPEEWIAVGDCDGRVLTRDLVAGRSQPPEDVSSMDGYAVRAADLPGRLAVIGESAAGRGFAGQMAAGEAVRIFTGAGVPVGADAVVMQEDAAREGDRVLIAGTARPGQFIRRRGLDFTEGLTGLAAGTLMNPRRLALAAAMNHAIVPVHGRPRVAILSTGDELVEPGTVPGPGQIVSSNALAIAAVVRRAGGEPTLLGISPDRLDATLERVRFARQSGHHVLVTSGGASVGEYDLMRDVIAAEGAEPGFWKIAMRPGKPLMMADLGAMRLLGLPGNPVASFVCSMLFLRPLLLRLAGRGDSAEEPEEAVLGADVPANDLRADHLRASLAQRDGRLVATPFPVQDSSMIRVLAEAEALILRAPHAPAVAAGSPCRILRLDR